The Cervus canadensis isolate Bull #8, Minnesota chromosome X, ASM1932006v1, whole genome shotgun sequence genome contains a region encoding:
- the TIMM8A gene encoding mitochondrial import inner membrane translocase subunit Tim8 A yields MDSSSSSAAGLGSVDPQLQHFIEVETQKQRFQQLVHQMTELCWEKCMDKPGPKLDSRAEACFVNCVERFIDTSQFILNRLEQTQKSKPVFSESLSD; encoded by the exons ATggattcttcctcttcctccgcGGCGGGTTTGGGCTCGGTAGACCCGCAGCTGCAGCATTTCATTGAGGTGGAGACTCAGAAGCAGCGCTTCCAGCAGCTGGTGCACCAGATGACGGAACTTTGTTGG GAAAAGTGCATGGACAAGCCTGGGCCAAAGTTGGACAGTCGGGCTGAGGCCTGTTTTGTGAACTGCGTTGAGCGCTTCATTGACACAAGCCAATTCATCTTGAATCGACTGGAACAGACGCAGAAATCCAAGCCAGTCTTCTCAGAAAGCCTTTCTGACTGA